The Croceicoccus marinus genome contains a region encoding:
- the rho gene encoding transcription termination factor Rho produces the protein MHLKELKQKTPAELVEMAEELGVEGASTLRRQDIMFGILKEVAEEEEILGIGTIEVLPDGFGFLRSPEANYLAGPDDIYVSPNQVRKFQLRTGDTVEGEIRAPRDGERYFALTKLLKVNFDDPDVVRHRVNFDNLTPLYPDEKLVLDTVDPTVKDKSARVIDIISPQGKGQRALIVAPPRTGKTVLLQNIAKAITDNHPEVFLLVLLVDERPEEVTDMQRSVKGEVISSTFDEPAQRHVQVAEMVIEKAKRLVEHKRDVVILLDSITRLGRAYNTVVPSSGKVLTGGVDANALQRPKRFFGAARNIEEGGSLSIIATALIDTGSRMDEVIFEEFKGTGNSEIVLDRKVADKRIFPALDVGKSGTRKEELLVNKEQLSKMWVLRRILMQMGTIDSMEFLLDKMKDSKTNEDFFATMNQ, from the coding sequence ATGCATCTCAAGGAACTCAAGCAGAAAACCCCCGCCGAGCTGGTCGAAATGGCCGAGGAACTGGGTGTCGAGGGCGCGTCGACCCTGCGGCGGCAGGACATCATGTTCGGCATTCTGAAAGAGGTTGCCGAGGAAGAGGAAATCCTGGGCATCGGCACGATCGAAGTGCTGCCCGACGGTTTCGGCTTCCTGCGCAGCCCCGAGGCGAACTATCTCGCCGGGCCCGACGACATCTATGTCTCGCCCAACCAGGTCCGCAAGTTCCAGCTGCGCACCGGCGACACGGTCGAGGGCGAGATTCGCGCCCCCCGCGACGGCGAACGCTATTTCGCGCTGACGAAGCTGCTCAAGGTCAATTTCGACGACCCCGACGTGGTTCGTCACCGCGTCAATTTCGACAATCTCACGCCGCTCTATCCGGACGAGAAGCTGGTGCTCGACACCGTGGACCCGACCGTGAAGGACAAGTCGGCGCGGGTGATCGACATCATCTCGCCGCAGGGCAAGGGCCAGCGCGCGCTGATCGTGGCACCGCCGCGCACGGGCAAGACCGTGCTGCTGCAGAACATCGCCAAGGCGATCACCGACAACCATCCCGAAGTGTTCCTGCTGGTCCTGCTGGTCGACGAACGGCCCGAGGAAGTGACCGACATGCAGCGCTCGGTGAAGGGCGAGGTCATCTCCTCGACCTTCGACGAACCCGCGCAGCGTCACGTGCAGGTCGCCGAAATGGTGATCGAAAAGGCCAAGCGCTTGGTCGAGCACAAGAGGGACGTGGTGATCCTGCTCGATTCGATCACGCGCCTGGGCCGTGCCTACAACACCGTGGTGCCTTCGTCGGGCAAGGTGCTGACCGGCGGTGTCGACGCGAACGCCCTGCAGCGCCCCAAGCGCTTCTTCGGCGCGGCGCGCAACATCGAGGAGGGCGGTTCGCTCTCCATCATCGCGACCGCACTGATCGACACCGGCAGCCGCATGGACGAGGTGATCTTCGAAGAGTTCAAGGGCACCGGCAACTCGGAAATCGTGCTCGACCGCAAGGTCGCGGACAAGCGCATCTTCCCCGCGCTGGATGTCGGCAAGTCCGGCACCCGCAAGGAAGAGCTGCTGGTCAACAAGGAGCAGCTGTCCAAGATGTGGGTCCTGCGCCGCATCCTGATGCAGATGGGCACGATCGATTCGATGGAATTCCTTCTCGACAAGATGAAGGATTCGAAGACCAACGAGGACTTCTTCGCCACCATGAACCAGTGA
- the hemE gene encoding uroporphyrinogen decarboxylase, translating to MAGPLLDTLKGMNLDRRPIWMMRQAGRYLPEYRALRAEKGGFLALVYDSEAAAEITMQPLRRFGFDGAILFSDILIVPHAMGQHLEFLAGEGPRLSPKLADHALKALEAVPQRLSPIYRTVERVRAQLGPEQTMLGFAGAPWTVATYMVNGEGSRDQHETRAMAYGDPQGFQAIIDAIVDVTSDYLVGQIEAGAEAVQIFDSWAGSLAPDEFGRWVIAPTARIVSAVRQRCPGVPIIGFPKGAGEKLVSYAKETLVDAVGVDETVDIAWAARELPENMPLQGNLDPLRLLAGGPELESRVRFILDACAHRPHVFNLGHGIGQFTPIEHVEALLAAVRGWQRP from the coding sequence ATGGCAGGTCCTCTTCTCGATACGCTCAAGGGCATGAATCTCGACCGTCGCCCGATCTGGATGATGCGGCAGGCGGGGCGCTACCTTCCCGAATATCGCGCATTGCGCGCGGAAAAGGGCGGATTCCTTGCGCTGGTGTATGACAGCGAGGCCGCGGCCGAAATCACGATGCAGCCCTTGCGGCGCTTCGGTTTCGACGGGGCCATCCTGTTTTCCGACATCCTGATCGTGCCCCATGCGATGGGTCAGCACCTGGAATTCCTGGCGGGCGAGGGACCAAGGCTTTCGCCCAAGCTTGCCGATCATGCGCTGAAGGCGCTGGAAGCCGTGCCACAGCGCCTTTCCCCGATCTATCGTACGGTGGAGCGGGTAAGGGCCCAGCTTGGCCCTGAGCAGACCATGCTGGGCTTTGCGGGGGCGCCGTGGACGGTCGCGACCTATATGGTCAACGGCGAGGGTAGCCGCGACCAGCACGAGACCCGCGCCATGGCCTATGGCGATCCGCAAGGTTTTCAGGCGATCATCGATGCCATCGTCGACGTCACCAGCGATTATCTGGTCGGCCAGATCGAGGCGGGGGCCGAAGCGGTGCAGATCTTCGACAGCTGGGCCGGCAGCCTCGCGCCCGACGAGTTCGGCCGCTGGGTGATCGCGCCGACCGCGCGCATCGTGAGTGCCGTACGCCAGCGCTGTCCCGGCGTTCCGATCATCGGCTTCCCCAAGGGCGCGGGCGAGAAGTTGGTGTCCTATGCCAAGGAGACCCTGGTCGACGCGGTGGGTGTGGACGAGACGGTGGATATCGCGTGGGCAGCGCGTGAACTGCCCGAGAACATGCCGCTTCAGGGCAATCTCGATCCGCTGCGCCTGCTGGCGGGCGGACCGGAGCTCGAGAGCCGGGTGCGCTTCATCCTGGATGCCTGCGCGCATCGGCCGCATGTGTTCAACCTGGGCCACGGGATCGGCCAGTTCACCCCGATCGAACATGTCGAGGCGCTGCTGGCGGCCGTGCGCGGCTGGCAACGGCCCTGA
- a CDS encoding CopD family protein, with the protein MQEALSMIYLWLKAGHIIFVVFWLAGLLMLPRQMIYMHPAAPGSDEEALWAKRTGLLRKIILTPSLVVVWVLGIALAFTLGAWDQGWLHAKLLLVVLMTAYHGVMVGKARKMARGDRPLSERQLRMWGEAPGILLALIVVLVVVKPF; encoded by the coding sequence ATGCAAGAGGCGCTTTCCATGATCTACCTCTGGCTGAAGGCCGGGCATATCATCTTCGTGGTGTTCTGGCTGGCGGGGCTGTTGATGCTGCCGCGCCAGATGATCTACATGCACCCCGCCGCGCCGGGCTCGGACGAGGAAGCCTTGTGGGCCAAGCGGACCGGCCTTTTGCGCAAGATCATCCTGACGCCCAGCCTGGTCGTCGTATGGGTGCTGGGCATCGCGCTCGCCTTCACGCTGGGGGCGTGGGACCAGGGATGGCTGCATGCCAAGCTGCTGCTGGTCGTGCTGATGACCGCCTATCACGGCGTGATGGTCGGCAAGGCGAGGAAGATGGCGCGCGGCGACCGCCCGCTGTCGGAACGGCAGCTGCGCATGTGGGGCGAGGCGCCCGGCATATTGCTGGCGCTGATCGTGGTGCTGGTGGTCGTCAAACCGTTCTAG
- a CDS encoding dienelactone hydrolase family protein: protein MEFATSIPTLDNDGSFGVYVARPEGAPKAAIVVIQEIFGVNAGIRDKCDLLARDGYLAVAPDLFFRFSPGIELDPDVDEEMQQALDYFGRFDFDQAVKDLESTVRWIRREQGVPKVGCVGYCAGGRLAYMMATRTDVDASVGYYGVMIDQMLNESHAIAKPLMLHVPTADGFVSPEAQKAMHEGLDDHPRVTLHDYKGLDHGFATQFGNRRDEEGAQLADKRTAEFFAKHLA, encoded by the coding sequence ATGGAATTCGCAACCTCGATCCCCACGCTGGATAATGACGGCAGTTTCGGAGTCTATGTCGCGCGTCCAGAGGGTGCGCCCAAGGCGGCGATCGTCGTGATCCAGGAGATTTTCGGCGTGAACGCGGGCATCCGCGACAAGTGCGACCTGCTTGCAAGGGACGGCTATCTGGCCGTGGCGCCAGATCTGTTCTTTCGCTTCTCTCCCGGGATCGAGCTCGATCCCGATGTCGATGAGGAGATGCAGCAGGCGCTCGACTATTTCGGCAGGTTCGATTTCGACCAGGCGGTGAAGGATCTTGAATCGACGGTTCGTTGGATCCGCCGCGAACAGGGCGTGCCGAAGGTCGGCTGCGTCGGATACTGCGCGGGCGGGCGGCTTGCCTATATGATGGCGACCCGCACCGACGTGGATGCCTCTGTCGGCTATTACGGCGTGATGATCGACCAGATGCTGAACGAAAGCCACGCCATCGCCAAGCCGCTGATGCTGCATGTCCCGACCGCGGACGGCTTCGTCAGCCCCGAAGCACAAAAAGCGATGCATGAGGGGCTGGACGATCATCCTCGCGTTACCCTCCACGATTATAAGGGGCTCGATCACGGCTTCGCGACACAATTCGGCAACCGCCGGGACGAGGAAGGCGCGCAGCTGGCCGACAAGCGCACCGCGGAATTCTTCGCCAAACATCTGGCCTGA
- a CDS encoding FMN-binding glutamate synthase family protein has translation MQNRASWRSSADLYSRFVVPALLLLLTLAALAWPPMGWLAFVTLPLLAVALWDFLQKKHTLRRNYPLIARFRWLMEDFRPYFRSYLIESDLEGRPFNHDQRALIYARSKDQLDSHPFGTELDVYSEEYEWLGHSIAPTADAPHEWRCQVGSDQCSRPYSASLLNISAMSFGSLSANAIMALNRGAASGGFYHDTGEGGISRYHKSHGGDLVWELGSGYFGCRNKDGTFDPGMFAENAQGETVRMIEVKLSQGAKPGHGGVLPGSKVTEEIAEARGVSVGEDCISPPGHSAFSTPIEMVEWCAKLRDLSGGKPVGLKLCVGQPHEVMAIAKAMLQTGITVDYIVVDGGEGGTGAAPVELSNRVGMPMREGVIMMRNVLVGTGLKPQIRIAAAGKVHSGAGLAMNFGLGADWSNAGRAFMFALGCVQSMKCHTDECPTGVATQDATRQRGLVVMDKGERVARFQRHTLHGLREIVIAMGLDDPWQIQPHHIGERFNSVRSDSMDQFYRFLKPGVLLDDPDSTQYARHWKAASAETFRMV, from the coding sequence ATGCAGAACAGGGCCAGTTGGCGCAGTTCCGCCGACCTGTATTCGCGCTTCGTCGTCCCTGCCCTGCTGCTGCTGCTGACGCTGGCGGCGCTGGCATGGCCGCCGATGGGATGGCTGGCGTTCGTCACGCTTCCGCTGCTGGCGGTTGCGCTGTGGGATTTCCTGCAGAAGAAACATACACTGCGGCGCAATTATCCGCTGATCGCGCGCTTTCGCTGGCTGATGGAGGATTTCCGGCCTTATTTCAGGTCCTATCTGATCGAATCCGATCTGGAAGGACGCCCGTTCAACCATGACCAGCGCGCGCTGATCTATGCGCGCTCGAAGGACCAGCTCGATTCGCATCCGTTCGGAACCGAACTCGACGTCTATTCCGAAGAATATGAATGGCTTGGCCATTCCATCGCGCCCACCGCCGATGCGCCGCATGAATGGCGCTGCCAGGTGGGTTCGGACCAGTGCAGCCGGCCCTATTCCGCATCGCTGCTCAATATTTCGGCGATGAGCTTTGGGTCGCTGTCGGCCAATGCGATCATGGCGCTGAACAGGGGCGCGGCCAGCGGCGGGTTCTATCACGACACCGGCGAAGGCGGCATCTCGCGCTATCACAAGTCGCATGGCGGCGATCTGGTGTGGGAACTGGGCAGCGGCTATTTCGGCTGCCGCAACAAGGACGGCACTTTCGACCCCGGCATGTTCGCCGAAAACGCGCAGGGCGAGACGGTCAGGATGATCGAGGTGAAGCTGAGCCAGGGCGCCAAGCCCGGCCATGGCGGCGTCCTGCCCGGCAGCAAGGTCACCGAGGAAATCGCCGAGGCTCGCGGCGTATCGGTGGGAGAGGACTGCATCTCGCCCCCGGGACATTCGGCCTTTTCCACGCCTATCGAGATGGTCGAATGGTGCGCGAAATTGCGCGATCTCTCAGGCGGCAAGCCCGTCGGGCTGAAGCTGTGCGTCGGACAGCCGCATGAGGTGATGGCGATCGCCAAGGCCATGCTGCAGACCGGCATCACGGTCGATTACATCGTCGTCGACGGCGGCGAAGGCGGCACCGGGGCGGCACCCGTGGAACTGTCCAACCGGGTCGGCATGCCGATGCGCGAAGGCGTGATCATGATGCGCAACGTGCTGGTGGGAACCGGGCTGAAGCCGCAGATCAGGATCGCGGCGGCGGGCAAGGTGCATTCGGGCGCCGGCCTTGCGATGAATTTCGGGCTGGGCGCGGATTGGAGCAATGCCGGGCGCGCCTTCATGTTCGCGCTGGGCTGCGTGCAATCGATGAAATGCCATACCGACGAATGCCCGACAGGGGTCGCCACGCAGGACGCCACGCGCCAGCGCGGGCTGGTCGTGATGGACAAGGGCGAGCGTGTCGCACGGTTCCAGCGCCATACGCTGCACGGGCTGCGCGAGATCGTGATCGCCATGGGCCTCGACGATCCCTGGCAGATCCAGCCGCATCACATCGGCGAGCGGTTCAATTCGGTGCGGTCCGATTCGATGGACCAGTTCTATCGCTTCCTGAAGCCGGGCGTGCTGCTGGACGACCCCGACAGCACGCAATACGCCCGCCACTGGAAAGCGGCGAGCGCAGAGACGTTTCGCATGGTCTGA
- a CDS encoding pyruvate, water dikinase regulatory protein, whose amino-acid sequence MTRLHLHLLSDSTGETLEMIAKAALAQFEGADVDRHFWPMVRSHQHLDRIMGEITRNPGLVLFTLANMEIRERLEAKCRDAGLATVSALDEVTRRLSSLLGQEAHARPGRQHRMDEAYFARVEAIQFTIAHDDGLMWEEWEEADIVLAGVSRTSKTPTSIYLANRGFRTANIPIVVESPPPRTLFGLKKPLVVGLTTSPDRLIQIRRNRLLSLNQAPETDYVDHDRVEKELKFARRMFADNGWPVIDVTRRSIEETAAAVINLVNERQSGLSKGNTGPKPV is encoded by the coding sequence ATGACTCGCCTGCACCTGCATCTTCTGTCGGATTCCACGGGCGAGACGCTGGAAATGATCGCCAAGGCGGCGCTCGCGCAGTTCGAGGGGGCCGATGTCGACCGCCATTTCTGGCCGATGGTCCGCTCGCACCAGCATCTCGACCGCATCATGGGCGAGATCACGCGCAATCCGGGGCTGGTGCTGTTCACCCTGGCCAATATGGAAATCCGCGAACGGCTGGAAGCCAAGTGCCGCGACGCCGGACTTGCCACCGTGTCCGCGCTGGATGAGGTGACGCGCCGGCTGTCCAGCCTGCTGGGGCAGGAAGCGCATGCGCGCCCCGGCCGCCAGCACCGCATGGACGAAGCCTATTTCGCGCGGGTGGAAGCGATCCAGTTCACCATCGCCCATGACGACGGGCTGATGTGGGAGGAGTGGGAGGAAGCCGATATCGTGCTGGCGGGCGTATCGCGCACGTCGAAGACGCCGACCTCGATCTATCTGGCCAATCGCGGGTTTCGCACCGCCAATATCCCCATCGTGGTCGAATCGCCGCCGCCCAGGACCCTGTTCGGTCTGAAGAAACCGCTGGTGGTGGGGCTGACCACCTCGCCCGACCGGCTGATCCAGATCCGGCGCAACCGCCTGCTGTCGCTCAACCAGGCGCCCGAGACCGATTATGTCGATCACGACCGGGTGGAAAAGGAACTGAAATTCGCGCGGCGCATGTTCGCCGACAACGGCTGGCCGGTGATCGACGTCACCCGCCGCTCGATCGAGGAAACCGCCGCGGCGGTGATCAACCTGGTGAACGAGCGGCAGAGCGGCCTGTCCAAGGGCAATACGGGTCCCAAGCCGGTATGA
- a CDS encoding shikimate dehydrogenase family protein — translation MSLPYAPHAPYAPYAEVIGDPIAQSKSPLIHRFWLERLGIEGDYRHCHVKPGELADYIARRRGDPDWRGCNVTMPHKQAVMPLLDRIDPVANAIGAVNTVVREDDGSLAGYNTDAPGFLEPLLDELKQPHLFRMARIVGNGGAARAMVRALADHGFVIVMFGRDPARGRALLDDLDPEGEHHTAPLDTLAAPTDFAFDDRVGCLDLVVNASPLGMTGNPPLAIHPSHIPPRSICYEIVTSPRETEFLKTAQQAGFRTIDGFAMLIGQAAYAFGKFFGQPAPRADDDELRALLTA, via the coding sequence ATGAGCCTGCCCTATGCCCCGCACGCCCCATACGCCCCATACGCCGAGGTGATCGGCGATCCGATCGCGCAGTCCAAGTCGCCGCTGATCCACCGCTTCTGGCTTGAGCGTCTGGGCATCGAGGGCGATTATCGGCATTGCCATGTGAAGCCCGGCGAGCTGGCCGATTACATCGCGCGCCGCCGCGGCGATCCCGACTGGCGCGGGTGCAACGTCACCATGCCGCACAAGCAGGCGGTGATGCCGCTGCTCGACCGGATCGACCCGGTGGCAAATGCGATCGGCGCGGTGAACACGGTGGTGCGCGAGGATGACGGATCGCTGGCCGGGTACAATACCGATGCGCCTGGTTTCCTCGAGCCGCTGCTGGACGAGCTGAAGCAGCCGCATCTGTTCCGCATGGCGCGGATCGTCGGTAATGGCGGCGCGGCGCGCGCCATGGTCAGGGCCTTGGCCGACCACGGCTTCGTTATCGTGATGTTCGGCCGAGATCCCGCCCGGGGCCGCGCCTTGCTCGACGATCTGGACCCCGAGGGCGAGCATCATACCGCGCCGCTGGACACGCTGGCGGCACCGACCGACTTCGCGTTCGACGACCGTGTCGGCTGCCTCGACCTTGTGGTGAACGCCAGCCCGCTGGGGATGACGGGCAATCCCCCGCTGGCGATCCATCCTTCCCATATCCCCCCGCGCTCTATCTGTTACGAGATCGTCACCAGCCCGCGTGAGACCGAGTTCCTGAAAACGGCGCAGCAAGCCGGATTCCGCACGATCGACGGGTTCGCCATGCTGATCGGGCAGGCGGCCTATGCGTTCGGGAAGTTCTTCGGCCAGCCCGCCCCGCGCGCAGACGACGACGAACTTCGCGCCCTGTTGACCGCATGA
- the mnmE gene encoding tRNA uridine-5-carboxymethylaminomethyl(34) synthesis GTPase MnmE, producing the protein MAGNDTIFALSSGNPPAGIAVIRISGPRAADVLELLGGRIPRPRRASVMRLRDPADGSLLDETLVLSLPGPASATGEDCAELHLHGGRALVARVQQVLSRIDGLRRAEPGEFTLRAFRNGRIDLAEAEGLADLLSAETELQLRNAQALSEGVLSQRVQAWREELLGISARVETAIDFADEEDAGSLDAGFAGDCLQLAERLGEWLDAPRAEILREGYRVAIGGPPNAGKSSLFNALIEEDASIATPIAGTTRDALHRPVALGGVPFLFVDTAGLRDDTGDVIEAIGIQRAADELARADLVLWLGEPGQGPDESWQIATKIDIEPGERPSADFRVSSATGEGIDALRTALVDQAREAMPKPGQIALHDRQAGLIARSHEALIDAGGNHDLLLVAEGLRRARTAFDQLLGRTGTEDMLDALFGRFCIGK; encoded by the coding sequence ATGGCTGGCAATGACACGATCTTCGCGCTGTCGAGCGGTAATCCGCCCGCGGGCATAGCGGTCATCCGCATCAGCGGGCCCCGCGCCGCCGATGTTCTGGAACTGCTGGGCGGGCGTATACCGCGTCCCCGCCGCGCAAGCGTGATGCGGCTGCGCGATCCCGCCGATGGCAGCCTGCTGGACGAGACGCTGGTCCTCTCGCTACCCGGACCGGCCAGCGCGACGGGCGAGGATTGCGCCGAACTCCATCTGCATGGCGGGCGCGCCCTCGTCGCGCGGGTGCAGCAGGTGTTGTCCCGTATCGACGGATTACGCCGCGCCGAACCGGGCGAGTTCACCCTGCGCGCCTTTCGCAACGGACGCATCGACCTGGCCGAGGCCGAGGGCCTGGCCGATCTGCTCAGCGCCGAGACCGAACTGCAATTGCGCAATGCGCAGGCGCTGAGCGAGGGCGTCCTGTCTCAGAGGGTTCAGGCATGGCGCGAGGAATTGCTGGGCATTTCGGCACGGGTCGAAACCGCGATCGACTTCGCCGACGAGGAGGATGCCGGATCGCTCGACGCCGGGTTCGCCGGTGATTGCCTGCAACTGGCAGAGCGACTTGGCGAATGGCTTGACGCCCCGCGCGCGGAGATTTTGCGCGAAGGCTATCGCGTGGCGATCGGCGGTCCGCCGAACGCCGGGAAAAGCAGCCTTTTCAACGCGTTGATCGAAGAAGACGCGTCCATCGCAACTCCCATCGCGGGGACGACCCGCGACGCATTGCACCGCCCGGTCGCACTTGGCGGGGTGCCGTTCCTGTTCGTCGATACGGCTGGTCTCCGCGACGATACAGGCGATGTGATTGAGGCTATCGGTATCCAGCGTGCTGCGGATGAATTGGCGCGTGCCGATCTGGTGCTCTGGCTGGGGGAGCCGGGGCAGGGACCGGATGAGAGTTGGCAGATCGCGACCAAGATCGACATTGAGCCGGGCGAGCGCCCAAGTGCCGACTTCCGCGTATCGTCGGCGACGGGCGAGGGCATCGATGCGCTTCGCACGGCGCTGGTCGATCAGGCGCGGGAAGCCATGCCCAAGCCGGGACAGATCGCGCTGCACGATCGCCAGGCGGGATTGATCGCGCGGTCGCACGAGGCCTTGATCGATGCGGGCGGCAACCACGATCTCCTTCTCGTCGCAGAAGGCTTGCGGCGCGCACGCACCGCTTTCGACCAGCTATTGGGGCGCACCGGGACCGAGGATATGCTCGACGCCCTGTTCGGACGGTTCTGCATCGGCAAATGA
- a CDS encoding DUF6489 family protein, which translates to MKVNVEFDCSPEEARRFLGLPDVTRVNEFYVDTVINSMKGTGNIEQLQEMIKQFTPMGELGMKMFQQMMETGALAAFGKGNKSTN; encoded by the coding sequence ATGAAAGTGAATGTCGAATTCGATTGCTCGCCCGAAGAGGCGCGACGCTTTCTGGGCCTGCCCGACGTGACCCGCGTAAACGAGTTCTATGTCGACACGGTGATCAATTCCATGAAGGGCACCGGCAACATCGAGCAGCTGCAGGAAATGATCAAGCAGTTCACCCCGATGGGCGAACTTGGCATGAAGATGTTCCAGCAGATGATGGAAACCGGGGCGCTTGCCGCCTTTGGCAAGGGCAACAAGTCGACCAACTGA
- the coaE gene encoding dephospho-CoA kinase (Dephospho-CoA kinase (CoaE) performs the final step in coenzyme A biosynthesis.): MSRRRPYILGLTGSIGMGKSTVAAMFRDCGVPVFDADAEVHRLQGPGGLLVPAIEEAFPGTTGPQGVKRAELGAIVFADPQALKRLEAIVHPAVAEERFAFMEANRDAPLIVFDIPLLYEKTGTRGLDAVAVVSAPPAEQRRRVLARPGMTETKFAEILALQVPDAEKRERADHVIENGGSLDDTRKQVEALVRTLTS; the protein is encoded by the coding sequence ATGAGCCGAAGGCGCCCCTATATCCTTGGGCTGACGGGATCGATCGGCATGGGCAAGTCGACCGTCGCGGCGATGTTCCGCGATTGCGGCGTGCCCGTCTTCGACGCCGATGCCGAGGTGCACAGGCTGCAGGGCCCCGGCGGATTGCTGGTCCCGGCCATCGAGGAAGCCTTCCCCGGCACCACCGGCCCCCAAGGCGTGAAACGGGCCGAGCTTGGCGCCATCGTCTTCGCCGACCCGCAGGCGCTGAAGCGGCTGGAGGCCATCGTCCACCCCGCCGTCGCGGAAGAGCGCTTTGCCTTCATGGAGGCGAACCGCGATGCGCCGCTGATCGTGTTCGACATTCCGCTGCTGTACGAAAAGACCGGCACACGCGGGCTGGACGCTGTCGCCGTCGTATCGGCCCCTCCCGCAGAGCAGCGCCGCCGCGTGCTTGCGCGCCCCGGCATGACGGAAACGAAATTCGCCGAGATCCTGGCGCTGCAGGTGCCCGACGCGGAAAAGCGCGAGCGCGCGGATCATGTCATCGAAAACGGCGGATCGCTGGACGACACCCGCAAGCAGGTCGAGGCATTAGTCAGGACACTGACCTCATAG
- a CDS encoding Maf family protein, protein MIVLASKSASRQAMLRQAGVAFEARPADIDERALEAEIAGASPYAIALALAEAKALAVHEPGRVVLGSDSLLDVEGRRFDKPASRDAAAEHLRFFSGRTMHLHSAAALVRDGATIWSHAATARLQVRELSADFIDDYLDAEWPEVSWCVGVFRIEALGVQLFDAIDGDYFTVLGMPLLPVLGALRELGELPR, encoded by the coding sequence ATGATCGTGCTCGCATCGAAAAGCGCCTCGCGCCAGGCGATGCTGCGCCAGGCCGGTGTCGCTTTCGAGGCGCGCCCCGCCGATATCGACGAGCGCGCGCTGGAAGCGGAGATCGCCGGAGCGAGCCCTTACGCGATCGCGCTGGCATTGGCCGAGGCGAAGGCGCTGGCGGTGCATGAGCCGGGGCGCGTGGTGCTGGGCAGCGATTCGCTGCTCGACGTCGAGGGCCGCCGTTTCGACAAGCCTGCCAGCCGCGACGCCGCCGCCGAACATCTGCGCTTCTTCTCGGGCCGGACGATGCATCTGCACAGCGCGGCGGCGCTGGTTCGTGATGGCGCGACCATATGGAGCCATGCCGCCACCGCGCGCCTGCAGGTGCGAGAGCTAAGCGCGGATTTCATCGACGATTATCTCGATGCCGAATGGCCCGAAGTGTCCTGGTGCGTAGGCGTCTTCCGGATCGAGGCGCTGGGCGTGCAATTGTTCGATGCCATCGACGGCGATTATTTCACCGTGCTGGGCATGCCGCTGCTGCCGGTGCTGGGCGCGCTGCGCGAATTGGGGGAACTGCCGCGATGA